Part of the Candidatus Zixiibacteriota bacterium genome is shown below.
CCTCAAGCGGAATTCGCAGAGCAGATTACTGCCGGGTTAGATTTTGAAATTCTGGTTTTAATCCCGCCCGGAGCCAGTCCGGCAACTTATGAACTTGCGCCCCGGCAGATGAAAATACTTAGTCGGATTCCTTTATATTTCAAACTTGGGTCCGGTTTACCCTTTGAGGATGTTTGGCTGGGAAAAATCTCCGATTTAAACGAAAGCATGGTTATTATAAACTGCTCGAAAGGGATTGAAATTCTATCCGGCGCTCATAGCCATCATGATGACCAGCATTCGACTCATCATATGCAAGACCCGCATATCTGGTGTTCGCCGTTAAATGCGATGATTATAATTGATAATATGGTTGATGGTTTCGTTAAGGCATACCCGGAATATGACACACTGTTTCTCAAAAATGCCCACTCTTATAAACAACAGCTTGAAAATCTAAATCAAGAGATTAGCAAACTGTTTGAGAAAAAAAATAGCCGCAAGTTCATAGTGTTTCATCCGGCTTGGGGGTATTTTGCCAACGAATACAGGCTTACTCAAATTCCTATTGAGATTGAGGGCAAAGAACCGCGAGCTTCAAGCTTAAGAGTATTAATCGAGACCGCCAGAAGCGAGGAGATAAATATAGTATTTGCCTCGCCGCAGTTTAACTCGGAAAGCGCCCGTATGATAGCCTCGGAAATTAACGGCGAAGTAGAGTTTATCGATTCGCTTGGAAAGGATTATATTAATAACATGCGAGAGATAGCTATTAAATTAGCAAAGGCTATGCAATAAAATGGAAAATACTCCCGTCGTTGAATTCCAGCATTTATATGTATCGTATGATAATTATGTTGTTTTGGAAGACATCAACTTTCAGGTTGAAAAACTGGATTTCTTGGGCATTATCGGACCTAATGGCGGCGGCAAGACTACCCTGCTTAAAGTAATAGTCGGCTTGATTAAACCGCAAAAAGGCAAAGTGTTAGTGAATGGTAAATCGCCATCAAAAACGCGCTCTTCATTTGGCTATGTTCCCCAGTTCGCTCATTTTGACCGTGATTATCCTATTAATGTTTGGGATGTTGTTTTGATGGGAAGATTAAACAAGTCCGGCATATTTAAAAGATATAGCAGTACCGATAAGGAGAAAGCCGCCTATGCTCTTCAACAGGTTGGGATGTATGAACAAAGACGCCGGCAAATTGGCAGACTATCGGGTGGTCAAATTCAGCGGGTTTTGATTGCCAGAGCATTAGCAACCCAGCCGATTGTATTGCTTCTTGATGAGCCTACTGCAAGTATTGATATCGAAACGGCGGATAATTTTTATGAATTGCTTTATAATCTTAATAAAAAATTATCGATTATTCTGGTCTCGCATGATATCGGCGCTGTTTCCAGTCATGTTAAGTCGATTGCCTGTTTAAATCGAAAACTGTATCATCATGGTTCTAAGGAGCTATCGCCTGAAGCTATAGAATCCACTTATGGCTGCCCGGTTGATTTAATCGCACATGGAGCCCCGCATCGAGTGTTAAAAAAACATAATCATCATGGGACTGCAAATGATTGAATCGTTAAGCGAACTCTGGCAATTCCAGTTCATGCGTCATGCTCTGCTGACAGGGCTGTTAGTTAGTATAGCTTGCGGGATTATCGGCACCTATGTTGTAGTCAAAAGGATAGTTTTTCTATCGGGCGGCATCTCACACACTGCCTTTGGCGGCATCGGGATAGGTTATTTCTTCGGCTTTAATCCGATAATAGGCGCCATAGTTTTCAGCATAGCCGCCGCGCTGGGTATCGCTATTGTCAGACAGAAAGCCAGTCAACGCGAGGATACTCTTATAGGGATTATGTGGGCTGCCGGTATGGCAATAGGTATTATTTTTATTGATAAAACCCCTGGTTATGCGCCCAACCTTATGAGCTACCTTTTCGGCAATATCCTAACAGTATCATCACCTGATTTGGTTATGATGATTATTTTGGATGTCATCATATTATCAACCGTTTTAGTACTGTTTAAAGAATTTAAAGCTTTTACTTTCGATGAGGAATATTCGGCGGTTTCGGGCATTCCGATAACGGCGCTCAATATCATATTATTCTGTCTCATCGCCCTAACTGTTGTCATACTTATCAGGGCAGTTGGAATTATCTTGGTAATTGCATTGTTGACAATTCCGCCGGCGGCGGTAATCAGATATAATTTTACACTTGGGAAGACAATGGTTTTTTCTATAATAATCGGAGTAATATTTACGACTGCCGGTTTGCTTTTATCAGCGGCATATAATATAACATCCGGGGCGGCAATTATTATTGTTGCCTGTATCGGGTATTTTATTTCGTTATTGATAAAGCCTTATGTGATAAATCACAGAGGGGCAAAAACTGATAGCTGATAAGGCATAGAGGGGAATAATGAAGGGGCACACGAGGACGTGTGCCGCCCACTCTATACGCTAAGAACGTGTGCCGCCCACCATAATAATAAAAAAGAGGGCGTATCCGCCAATGGCGGACGCCCCTACGCGTTTAGGCTTCCAATGTTATGTCGCTACAAATTCGTATTATCTTTTAAATCTTTTCAGATGAGAGATATGAAAATCCCATTCGGGGGTTATAAGACTATCGCTAAAATCAATAGAGTACCAGGGGCTGATGTCAATATCTTGCGGATTATTTAAGATATGGATATCCTGAGCAGGCATGAAGCTTTGAGCTAAGAGAAAATATTTCATTCGGGAGTTATTAGCAATTGCCGCATCCACGACAATTACAGCATGCCCTGGAAAACCGCCATTAATAAACACATCCCCTATTTGAATATCACTGCTATTTTCTACGTCTTGAAGTTCCCGGCTTAGAGAATGAGTACCGGCATAGGTAAAAACGGTTTCCAAGTAATCTTTGAAATTGCTATATGTCGAATCTATGTCATCAGACAATTGCCAGCTAACATGATTATTATTAACAATAGGCCGATAACCATTTATCCATTTTCTGTATTCGGCATTGTCGCCGCTGGTGAATTTAAAATGAATCGCATCATATGCCTTGATTGAATACAGATACTCAGCGCGAAGCCTTATAACAGCATCCGCGCATTGTTGAAGGTCCTTATTGCCAACATCAATATCAATTACCGCAAAATGAGCTTTCTGATTATTCTTTTCCTGCAAATTATATAAATACACAGGCGGCTTGCCCTCTTTCAGGGGGAGATGCCTTAGCCAGTCGGCAAATGAGTTACTGTCAGCGTTTGTTCTCTCGAAACCATCAGGCACGGGAATTCTATTAACTATACTGTTTGATTCATCATAGCTATCGAGCCAAGTATAATTATTTGTCCGGGAGCATGCTGGTATTGATAGCAGTATTATTATAATAGATGTTTTCAGGATGTTAAGAGCAGGTCGTTTTCTCCGCCTCAGGCAGATGAGCGGAGCGAACAAGAAACCCGACACCTCTCGCAGCAATACAAACCTCTTTCCCTTAGATAAAATGTCGGGTTTTTCCCTTTGGTCAGAACCCGACCTGCTATTGGCAGATGGGGTTTGCCTAAGGTGAATGCCAACCATAAATATCGAAACAAAGAATGGTTAAAGCAAACTATCAAAATCCGGCCACGAGCGTAAACCGATGCGTATTGCCCAGATCATTCTTGTAATTCACAAAAGCATAATCGAATTTGAACTGATTGTAAAACACGCCGCCGCCAACTGAAACTCCGCGCGAGTCCCAACCTATGCCATAGCCTGTTCTCAATGAGAAATATCGATTATAAGTATATTCAGCGCCAAAATTAATCTTGGAATCAGTATCGCTGTAAAAAACCGCATCGGTTAAAATCTCAACCATCTGATTAAGATACATCGGTTTGTATGATAACCCCAGCCTGTATTCCTTAGCTAAGGGGAAACTTTCAGACTCAAATTTCGGTTCGGTGCCGAGGTTTTTCATTGCGGCTCCTATGCTTAACTCATCAGTGAGGGGCGCATATATACCGGCATCTATCATAACAGCGTTTGCCGAGGAATAATCGATTTTCTCATAAGCATACTTTAGCGACAGGCCAAAGTCTAAATAGTCAAAATCATAGGCAAAACCGAAAGAACCAACAAAATGGTTCTCATCAAAAAGCCCATCAGGGTTGGCTGAGGGATTCGTCCTTCGTTCGATATCGCCTACCTTGCCAAGCCATAAATATCCGCCAAGCGAATATCTTTTGCCTTTTGCAGCCAAAGAAAGATAGTTTTGAGAAACATCCTGAAAATAAGAATTATACATAAAAACAGCCTGGTTATTTCCCTCGAATGACCGCAATAATGCCGGATTATAAAATGATGAGGATATATCAACACCCGAGGCTGTTACCGCCTCAGATAGAGCGGCCGGACGAGACCCGGAACCTATACGCAGAAAAATAAAGCTCGAACTTCCTGCCGATGCAGCCGTTAGTTCCGGAATAGCTAAAATTGCTGCCGCTAATATCATTAAGATTATTTTTATTCTCAAAACAATACCCTCATTGTAAAAACATGATAGGAGTTTTCATCAACCTTGCCCGCCATATAGGCATAATCAAAACCGCCGTGCAAATTACCATAGGGGTAGTATAAGCTCATACCGAATGTAGGCGAACCGTCAGAATAGCCCGCTCTTAATCCTAATAACCTTCTATCAACCGATGTGCTGATAGATTCATCCTCGGATTCTTCATCAGCCCCAAACAGATTGACTTGCTTTAAAATCCAATATTCTGCACCGGCATAATATTTCATATCGAGATGTTCGATTTTAACAATATCTACCGCGGTAATAATCGTATTATTCATAAACGAACCTGAAAGTCCGCTTCTTATGCGCAATGGGAATGGATCGTTATATACCGCGCCTTTGTTGCCCGACCAGTAATTACTCGAATCCCATCGATGTTCTAAACCAATATCTTGAACCGATAAGCCGACAGCATAAAATTTCGCAAATTTGAACAGCCCGCTTGCATCCAAGCCGACTGCCCCTGAAGTTAAATTATCTAATTTGGATTGAATATATTTTAAGTTGGCGCCAAAAGAAAAGTCATTATTTGCCTTTTTGGCAAATATCAAGGTAAACAAATTATCGTTGTTAGCCATATTACCATAGAGCGTTCTGTCGGAATTGCGCATCGGAACATCACTAACAGAACTGTTTATCCATGAAAGCCCCATCACTGCCTGATTGCGCACCAATGAAAGGAAAGAGGCAGTATTCAAATTCCGGTCTAAAGATAGGCTGTGGTAGGCAAATCCCACTCGTTTCTCCTTGATAAAAGCCGCGCCGGCGGTATTGTAATGTATGGCGTCAATACCCTCAGCCACAGCGCAGAAAGCATTGCCCATTCCCAATGCTCTGGCGCCAAGACCAAATTTCAAAAAGGCGCCTGTTTGACCGGCTTTGCCTGCTTCATCATCAGCAAACGATATATTTGCAATCAGCAAGAGCAAAATTGATATTATCAGTATCTTTCTCATTTTATCACAACCACCTTTCCCCACCAGTCTTCGCCGGAATCACGTTTGATGTTGTAAAAATATATGCCATTAGCCACCAGCTCGCCATTATCATTTTTACCAAACCAGACATCAGTATCAATCTCTACATCACCGGGGCGCGATTCATTATCGACAACGGTTCTGACAAGGTCTAAGTTAAAATCGTATATCTTAATAGTAACATTTGCACTTGCTTCTAATTTGTAATGGATTGTTGCTCCCTTACGGGTTGATTCTATCGGCGAGAATGGCGAGGGGTACGCGTAATGGTCATCCTCGTAAAGCTGTGAGCGGAAAACGCTGGTATCGCTTCCGGCAATCCGAATAGTGCCATCAGCGCCGCCAGCCCATATTGCAGAGCCGATTGTTTCCACAGCATAAAACCCTGATGGATAATATACTCTTGTACCAGTCGAATCTTCAGCCTCACTAAGCACATCCCAGTTTTCTAAATCATCGCTGTAATATAACCCATTATTGGTAGCCGCAAAAACCGTATCGCCTAAGAAGGCGAAATCCCAAGCGGCTTCGTCAATAACAGTGGTCCAGGTTTTGCCGTAATCTACAGAGTAAGCAACGGCATATTTTTGATGCGTATCACTGCTTCCGATTGTAACCCCAACACGGCAGGCAGCCCAGATATATGTCGAGCAAACCGGCGCGAAATTACCGGTAAATGTCATAAGCGTTGGGTCGCCGATATCGACTATCTGTAAGCCATTGTATAA
Proteins encoded:
- a CDS encoding zinc ABC transporter substrate-binding protein, encoding MEHIGYRQNTIIVGLILLSLMSIGFTQLTFADEKHEVAVTILPQAEFAEQITAGLDFEILVLIPPGASPATYELAPRQMKILSRIPLYFKLGSGLPFEDVWLGKISDLNESMVIINCSKGIEILSGAHSHHDDQHSTHHMQDPHIWCSPLNAMIIIDNMVDGFVKAYPEYDTLFLKNAHSYKQQLENLNQEISKLFEKKNSRKFIVFHPAWGYFANEYRLTQIPIEIEGKEPRASSLRVLIETARSEEINIVFASPQFNSESARMIASEINGEVEFIDSLGKDYINNMREIAIKLAKAMQ
- a CDS encoding ABC transporter ATP-binding protein; its protein translation is MENTPVVEFQHLYVSYDNYVVLEDINFQVEKLDFLGIIGPNGGGKTTLLKVIVGLIKPQKGKVLVNGKSPSKTRSSFGYVPQFAHFDRDYPINVWDVVLMGRLNKSGIFKRYSSTDKEKAAYALQQVGMYEQRRRQIGRLSGGQIQRVLIARALATQPIVLLLDEPTASIDIETADNFYELLYNLNKKLSIILVSHDIGAVSSHVKSIACLNRKLYHHGSKELSPEAIESTYGCPVDLIAHGAPHRVLKKHNHHGTAND
- a CDS encoding metal ABC transporter permease; translation: MIESLSELWQFQFMRHALLTGLLVSIACGIIGTYVVVKRIVFLSGGISHTAFGGIGIGYFFGFNPIIGAIVFSIAAALGIAIVRQKASQREDTLIGIMWAAGMAIGIIFIDKTPGYAPNLMSYLFGNILTVSSPDLVMMIILDVIILSTVLVLFKEFKAFTFDEEYSAVSGIPITALNIILFCLIALTVVILIRAVGIILVIALLTIPPAAVIRYNFTLGKTMVFSIIIGVIFTTAGLLLSAAYNITSGAAIIIVACIGYFISLLIKPYVINHRGAKTDS
- a CDS encoding DUF4846 domain-containing protein — its product is MLKTSIIIILLSIPACSRTNNYTWLDSYDESNSIVNRIPVPDGFERTNADSNSFADWLRHLPLKEGKPPVYLYNLQEKNNQKAHFAVIDIDVGNKDLQQCADAVIRLRAEYLYSIKAYDAIHFKFTSGDNAEYRKWINGYRPIVNNNHVSWQLSDDIDSTYSNFKDYLETVFTYAGTHSLSRELQDVENSSDIQIGDVFINGGFPGHAVIVVDAAIANNSRMKYFLLAQSFMPAQDIHILNNPQDIDISPWYSIDFSDSLITPEWDFHISHLKRFKR
- a CDS encoding PorV/PorQ family protein is translated as MRIKIILMILAAAILAIPELTAASAGSSSFIFLRIGSGSRPAALSEAVTASGVDISSSFYNPALLRSFEGNNQAVFMYNSYFQDVSQNYLSLAAKGKRYSLGGYLWLGKVGDIERRTNPSANPDGLFDENHFVGSFGFAYDFDYLDFGLSLKYAYEKIDYSSANAVMIDAGIYAPLTDELSIGAAMKNLGTEPKFESESFPLAKEYRLGLSYKPMYLNQMVEILTDAVFYSDTDSKINFGAEYTYNRYFSLRTGYGIGWDSRGVSVGGGVFYNQFKFDYAFVNYKNDLGNTHRFTLVAGF
- a CDS encoding PorV/PorQ family protein: MRKILIISILLLLIANISFADDEAGKAGQTGAFLKFGLGARALGMGNAFCAVAEGIDAIHYNTAGAAFIKEKRVGFAYHSLSLDRNLNTASFLSLVRNQAVMGLSWINSSVSDVPMRNSDRTLYGNMANNDNLFTLIFAKKANNDFSFGANLKYIQSKLDNLTSGAVGLDASGLFKFAKFYAVGLSVQDIGLEHRWDSSNYWSGNKGAVYNDPFPLRIRSGLSGSFMNNTIITAVDIVKIEHLDMKYYAGAEYWILKQVNLFGADEESEDESISTSVDRRLLGLRAGYSDGSPTFGMSLYYPYGNLHGGFDYAYMAGKVDENSYHVFTMRVLF